In one window of Oncorhynchus clarkii lewisi isolate Uvic-CL-2024 unplaced genomic scaffold, UVic_Ocla_1.0 unplaced_contig_3710_pilon_pilon, whole genome shotgun sequence DNA:
- the LOC139401055 gene encoding sodium/potassium/calcium exchanger 5-like translates to YDAACLLLVYGVYIVVLCFDLRISECVLRRFSPCCTCLGKGSGDHSETQPLVDTTLRVHRRSRSDSGIFQDDSGYSHISLSLHGLNEIPEDHKSVFSMPENDLKRILWVLSLPAIVILYLTIPDCRRRFWKKWFMFTFFMSAVWISAFTYVLVWMVTIV, encoded by the exons gTATGATGCAGCCTGTCTGTTGCTGGTCTATGGGGTGTACATCGTAGTGTTGTGTTTTGACCTGAGGATCAGTGAGTGTGTTCTGAGGAGGTTCAGCCCCTGCTGTACTTGCCTGGGGAAAGGTTCCGGGGATCACAGCGAGACACAGCCATTGGTTGACACCACTCTGAGGGTCCACAGACGTTCTAGAAGCGACAGCGGAATCTTCCAGGATGATTCAGGATACTCACACATTTCCCTCAGTCTGCACGGCCTGAATGAGATACCAGAGG ACCACAAGAGTGTGTTCTCAATGCCAGAGAATGACCTGAAGCGAATCCTGTGGGTGCTGTCCCTCCCGGCCATCGTGATTCTCTACCTGACGATTCCAGACTGCAGGAGACGGTTCTGGAAAAAATGGTTCATGTTCACCTTCTTTATGTCCGCTGTCTGGATCTCAGCCTTCACATACGTACTGGTCTGGATGGTCACTATCgtag